Part of the Desulfohalovibrio reitneri genome is shown below.
CGCGCCGAGTTCAAGCGCCGCCAGGCCCCGCCCGCTTTGAAGATAACAGACCGCGCCTTTGGCACCGGCTGGCGCATGCCCCTGGCCGCGAGGCTCCCCGAGGACGAATCGTGAACCGCGACGACATCGAATACTGGCTGCACGAACACGACTTCAGCCACGCTTCCGCCGACCGCCACGAGCGCAACACCCGCCTGGTCATACTGCTCACCCTGGTCACCATGGTGGCCGAGATCGCGGGCGGCTTGGCCTTCAACTCCATGGCCCTGCTGGCCGACGGCTGGCACATGGCCTCCCACGCCGGGGCCCTGGGCGTCACCGCCATGGCCTACGCCGTGGCCCGCCGCCACTCCGCCAACCGCCGCTTCACCTTCGGCACCGGCAAGGTGGGCGCGCTGGGCGGCTTCGCCTCGGCCGTGCTGCTCATCGGCGTGGCCCTGTTCATGGTTTGGGAGTCCGTGGAGCGGCTCATCAACCCTCTGCCCATCAACTTCGGCTGGGCCATGGGCGTGGCGGTCATCGGGCTGGTGGTCAACCTGGCCTCGGCCTGGCTGCTGGGCCACCACGGCCACGACCACGGGCACGGGCACGGGCACGGGCACGGGCACGGGCACGGGCACGCCCACCACGAACACCACCATCACCACGAGCACGACCACAACATCCGCGCCGCCTACATCCACGTGCTGGCCGACGCCCTCACCTCGGTGCTGGCCATCGTGGCCCTGCTGGCGGGCAAGCTGGCGGGCTGGACCTTCCTCGACCCCGTCATGGGCATCGTTGGCGCGGCGGTCATCACCCGCTGGGGCTGGGGGCTGGTGCGCGACACCGGGGCCATGCTGCTGGACTACTCCGACGACCCCGGCCTGGAGGACCGCATGCGGGCCGCCCTGGAGTGCGACGGGGAATGCCGCCTGACCGACCTGCACGTCTGGCGCGTGGGGCCGGGCCATCTGGCCGCCCAGGTCTCCCTGGCCGCCGAGCACCCCAAGACCCCGGACGAGTACAAGGCCGCCCTGGACAAGGTGGCCTCCCTCTCCCACATCACGGTGGAGGTGAACCCCGTGTCCGGAAGCGGGAACTAGCCCGTGGGCTGGCTCCGCGTCCTTTCCCTGGCCGTGGCCCTGGCCATGGACGCCCTGGCCGTGGCCGCGGCCACCGGCGCCACCCGGCCGCGCG
Proteins encoded:
- the dmeF gene encoding CDF family Co(II)/Ni(II) efflux transporter DmeF → MNRDDIEYWLHEHDFSHASADRHERNTRLVILLTLVTMVAEIAGGLAFNSMALLADGWHMASHAGALGVTAMAYAVARRHSANRRFTFGTGKVGALGGFASAVLLIGVALFMVWESVERLINPLPINFGWAMGVAVIGLVVNLASAWLLGHHGHDHGHGHGHGHGHGHGHAHHEHHHHHEHDHNIRAAYIHVLADALTSVLAIVALLAGKLAGWTFLDPVMGIVGAAVITRWGWGLVRDTGAMLLDYSDDPGLEDRMRAALECDGECRLTDLHVWRVGPGHLAAQVSLAAEHPKTPDEYKAALDKVASLSHITVEVNPVSGSGN